Proteins found in one Paenibacillus sp. FSL R10-2782 genomic segment:
- the tnpA gene encoding IS200/IS605 family transposase yields the protein MKLDSNNHSVFLLYYHLVLVVKYRRNVFDDEISDYAKDMFVRLAEGYNITLMEWNHDNNHVHVLFKAHPNTEMTKFINAYKSASSRLIKRDFPQVRKKLWKEMFWSRSFCLLTTGGLSVEVIKKYIENQGQK from the coding sequence ATGAAATTAGATAGTAATAATCATTCAGTATTCTTATTGTATTATCATCTCGTACTTGTCGTGAAATATAGAAGAAATGTATTTGATGATGAAATATCCGATTATGCAAAAGACATGTTTGTGCGACTTGCGGAGGGTTACAACATAACTCTGATGGAATGGAATCATGACAATAACCATGTTCACGTTCTGTTCAAAGCACATCCGAACACTGAAATGACAAAGTTCATAAATGCGTATAAGAGTGCAAGTTCTCGACTCATCAAAAGAGATTTTCCGCAAGTCAGAAAGAAGCTTTGGAAAGAAATGTTTTGGTCAAGAAGTTTTTGCTTACTTACAACAGGTGGCTTGTCTGTTGAGGTAATAAAGAAGTATATAGAAAATCAAGGCCAAAAGTGA